The following coding sequences are from one Neurospora crassa OR74A linkage group I, whole genome shotgun sequence window:
- a CDS encoding cactin: MNPDRQAMIAGLGKGRDRDNKRDITAPRLDNNNRISKPQYKPSSKPITGSNSTPVGSSGPGKYLTQDEQSEQFVADEDKFVLKQAKKKADIRVRERRAKPIDYLAFNLRFIDTDRDVFDDHDDDVDIPVPSPERVLQNLNESQLKELEEDIKSYDTLETNRRNKEYWSALSILCDDKRNKLKPQGAEGRAVNTVAADVDRILAPKTLEQLEALEKQIRAKLQSNEPIDTDYWESLLKSLLVYKAKAKLKHVCLEIKAARVEVLKAKDPERAKALEQADALPDAALTLTSGPSKALSRPTASTSTPLAASSSNSSSSTAPPPGTARFASTGNEDFSQATKALYDREVARGFLEGEEIFTAEESLTSNPKPVWADKYRPRKPRYFNRVLMGYEWNKYNQTHYDHDNPPPKVVQGYKFNIFYPDLIDKTKAPTFKIIREGGRRRGESFAPAGKEDTCLIRFVAGPPYEDIAFRIVDREWDYSAKKERGFKSSFDKANAILFHAIQYPPVTRAFLALSFLY; the protein is encoded by the exons ATGAACCCCGACCGACAGGCCATGATCGCCGGCTTGGGCAAAGGTCGAGACCGAGACAACAAACGAGACATCACTGCCCCCAgactcgacaacaacaaccgcatCTCGAAACCCCAATACAAGCCCTCCTCGAAACCCATCACAGGTTCAAACAGCACCCCGGTCGGCAGCTCTGGCCCCGGCAAATACCTTACCCAGGACGAGCAGTCGGAGCAATTCGTCGCCGACGAGGACAAGTTCGTGCTCAAgcaagcaaagaagaaggccgacaTCCGCGTCAGAGAACGGCGCGCAAAGCCCATCGACTACCTTGCCTTCAACCTCCGCTTCATCGACACCGACCGCGATGTCTTCGACGACCACGATGACGACGTCGATATCCCCGTGCCCTCTCCCGAGAGAGTCCTCCAGAACCTGAACGAGTCCCAGCTgaaggagttggaggaggatatcAAGTCATATGATACCCTCGAGACAAATCGCCGCAACAAGGAGTACTGGTCAGCCCTGTCCATTCTGTGTGACGACAAGCGAAACAAACTCAAACCACAAGGAGCAGAGGGACGTGCCGTGAACACAGTGGCTGCTGATGTTGACAGGATTCTGGCACCCAAGACGTTGGAGCAGCTGGAGGCGTTGGAGAAGCAGATCAGGGCGAAGCTACAGTCCAACGAGCCCATCGATACCGACTACTGGGAATCCTTACTCAAGAGTCTGCTGGTATACAAGGCAAAGGCAAAGCTGAAGCACGTGTGCTTGGAGATCAAGGCCGCCCGCGTCGAGGTCCTCAAGGCTAAGGACCCCGAGAGGGCGAAAGCCCTGGAACAAGCCGACGCCCTCCCTGATGCCGCCCTCACTTTGACCTCGGGCCCTTCCAAAGCCTTGAGCCGCCCTACCGCCTCGACATCAACTCCACTCGCTGCATcctccagcaacagcagcagcagcaccgccCCGCCCCCAGGTACCGCTCGCTTCGCCTCCACCGGCAATGAAGACTTCTCCCAAGCCACCAAGGCCCTCTACGACCGGGAAGTCGCCCGCGGCTTCCTCGAAGGCGAAGAGATCTTCACGGCCGAAGAATCCCTGACCTCCAACCCCAAGCCTGTGTGGGCCGACAAGTACCGTCCCCGCAAGCCGCGCTACTTCAACCGCGTTCTGATGGGCTACGAATGGAACAAGTACAACCAGACGCACTACGACCACGACAACCCGCCGCCCAAGGTCGTGCAGGGGTACAAGTTCAACATCTTCTATCCCGACCTGATTGACAAGACCAAGGCGCCCACATTCAAGATCATCAGGGAGGGCGGGAGACGCCGAGGAGAGAGCTTTGCGCCCGCGGGCAAGGAGGATACCTGCTTGATTAGGTTCGTGGCCGGACCGCCGTATGAGGATATTGCGTTTAGGATTGTGGACAGGGAGTGGGATTATagcgccaagaaggagagggggtTCAAGAGTAGTTTTGACAAG GCCAACGCTATACTTTTCCACGCCATCCAGTATCCGCCAGTTACCCGTGCGTTTCTGGCCTTATCGTTCTTGTACTAA